One Terriglobales bacterium genomic window, TCAGAAACGACTTCCCCCACCCTAGCGCCAGGTCGTCCAACTTCGGATTGACGCTCCGAATCAGCGCCAGCTTCTTGGCCCGTCCCCACCCCTTGATCTCCTTCTCCCGGGCAATCGCGTTCTTCACATAGCGGAAGGTCTCGTAATAAACCAAGCGGGCGAGGTTGTACCGCGCGGTGTAGCTGCCGGGCTGGTGCGAGCGGTGATCCAGTACCCG contains:
- a CDS encoding GIY-YIG nuclease family protein; this translates as MAQRERRYYVYILTNPSQHPFYTGVTSDVGGRVLDHRSHQPGSYTARYNLARLVYYETFRYVKNAIAREKEIKGWGRAKKLALIRSVNPKLDDLALGWGKSFLKHKEKT